Proteins encoded together in one Astyanax mexicanus isolate ESR-SI-001 chromosome 10, AstMex3_surface, whole genome shotgun sequence window:
- the LOC103029073 gene encoding ganglioside GM2 activator, with translation MTSPAPLLIPLLIGSVLLMQVSCDVEISRTRRLSKILGFSWENCGKPADPAVLKALSLSPDPITIPGDLTASASGSTSVALVSPLSVNVTLDKEVAGFWVKIPCVEEIGSCHYTDACDILNQLIPPGQDCPEPLHTYGLPCHCPFKAGDYTLPQSDFYLPNLDLPFWLTNGNYRVQGVLGNMGKELGCLKVSLTIHSE, from the exons ATGACGAGCCCTGCTCCTCTTCTTATCCCTCTTTTAATTGGAAGTGTTCTTTTAATGCAAGTAAGCTGTGATGTGGAGATCAGCAGAACAAGGAGGTTGTCGAAG ATTTTGGGATTTTCCTGGGAAAACTGTGGAAAACCTGCTGATCCAGCTGTTCTGAAGGCTCTGAGCTTGTCCCCAGATCCTATTACTATTCCTGGAGATCTGACTGCCAGTGCATCAGGATCCACATCAGTGGCTTTGGTCTCCCCTCTCTCT GTGAATGTCACGCTGGATAAAGAGGTGGCTGGTTTCTGGGTCAAGATTCCGTGTGTAGAAGAGATAGGCAGTTGCCACTATACTGACGCCTGTGATATCTTGAACCAGCTTATTCCTCCAGGCCAGGACTGCCCTGAGCCTCTGCACACCTATGGCCTCCCCTGCCACTGCCCATTCAAAGCA GGTGACTACACTCTGCCTCAGTCTGATTTCTATTTACCAAATTTAGACCTGCCATTCTGGCTGACCAACGGTAACTACCGTGTGCAGGGAGTACTGGGAAACATGGGAAAAGAGCTGGGATGCCTTAAAGTCAGCCTGACCATTCACTCAGAATAA